In Papaver somniferum cultivar HN1 chromosome 1, ASM357369v1, whole genome shotgun sequence, a genomic segment contains:
- the LOC113333460 gene encoding NDR1/HIN1-like protein 26 has product MAPNTTIPIQSTPENRQENLPLKRHHTARYYAHRVRESLATRVSKIICSVFLALLLFLGIVAFILWLSLRPHRPRFHMMNFSVSGLNQENGLENARIAFDVTARNSNQNIGIFYDAMDGTVFYQEKPVGTTPLLFPFYQSSKNTTWIHGEVGGTSLSGDNDKGTKFINELGGGKVVFRLELTSTIRFKVSTWDSKRHRMHATCLVEVGQDGMILATSKETRCSVYFS; this is encoded by the coding sequence ATGGCACCTAACACCACAATTCCCATCCAATCCACTCCCGAAAACCGTCAGGAAAACCTCCCTTTAAAACGTCATCATACTGCGCGCTATTATGCTCATCGGGTGCGTGAAAGCCTTGCCACTCGTGTTTCGAAAATTATATGCTCAGTTTTCTTAGCTTTACTTCTGTTCTTAGGGATCGTAGCGTTCATTCTTTGGCTTAGTTTACGTCCCCATAGGCCAAGGTTCCATATGATGAATTTCTCTGTTTCGGGTTTAAACCAAGAAAACGGGTTAGAAAATGCCCGGATAGCATTTGATGTAACAGCTCGGAATTCAAATCAAAATATCGGGATCTTTTATGACGCAATGGATGGTACTGTGTTTTACCAAGAGAAACCTGTCGGAACAACACCGTTGCTTTTCCCTTTTTATCAGTCTTCGAAAAATACGACGTGGATTCATGGAGAAGTGGGTGGGACTAGTCTATCCGGCGACAATGACAAAGGAACCAAATTTATCAATGAACTAGGTGGAGGAAAAGTTGTTTTCCGATTGGAGTTAACATCCACGATAAGATTTAAGGTATCTACATGGGATAGTAAACGCCATCGGATGCATGCTACTTGTCTTGTTGAGGTTGGCCAAGATGGTATGATTTTAGCGACATCAAAAGAGACGAGGTGTTCTGTTTATTTTAGTTGA
- the LOC113352226 gene encoding uncharacterized protein LOC113352226: MEAYYSYDPRNEDQGLYGCYCASMLGHNSILEDNFRWVLIGVYGPCHVNEKKTFRTELATSHGYWNGIPLCFGGDFNEIRYMVERRGCRRASNSMKLFNDLCNELDLVELPLSGAKFTWSRPPNKKSKIDRFLFTPDWEDHFPNIIFKRLARPFSDHFPIELCSSNPDWGAFPFRFQLAWLEGTNIIPLMKKWWESFSFVGTAGDCFAKKLNALKEKLKVWNKDVFGSIDRAIDAALTKVKELDDLDDDRGLTEVEEDMLVTAKVEFEMAHRRQFIMLRQKSRIGYFRDGDRNNKHFHRVVKGHRAFNNINNLRINGRWTDNKEEIKKGIRDHFELAFKEISNNRPRIKNMCLRRIDENASVWMERAFSKVLYCSGSRMQLKIWELIVLRVRMDIL; the protein is encoded by the exons ATGGAAGCCTACTATTCTTATGATCCAAGAAACGAAGATCAAGGCTTGTACGGATGCTATTGTGCGTCAATGTTGGGGCACAACTCCAT CTTGGAGGATAATTTTCGTTGGGTCCTTATTGGTGTTTATGGTCCTTGTCATGTGAATGAGAAAAAAACATTTCGTACGGAGCTAGCTACTTCGCATGGATATTGGAATGGAATTCCTTTGTGTTTCGGTGGAGACTTCAACGAGATAAGATATATGGTAGAGAGAAGAGGTTGTCGTAGAGCATCAAATTCAATGAAATTATTCAATGACCTATGTAATGAACTTGATCTTGTGGAATTACCTCTTTCCGGTGCGAAGTTTACTTGGAGTAGGCCACCTAACAAGAAGAGCAAGATTGATCGTTTTCTTTTCACTCCGGATTGGgaagatcattttccaaatattatcttCAAGCGCCTCGCAAGACCTTTTTCGGACCATTTTCCTATTGAGTTATGCTCATCGAATCCGGATTGGGGTGCTTTCCCTTTTCGATTTCAGTTGGCTTGGCTCGAAGGTACTAACATAATCCCTTTAATGAAAAAATGGTGGGAATCTTTCTCTTTTGTAGGTACGGCGGGTGATTGTTTTGCAAAGAAATTAAATGCTTTGAAGGAGAAATTGAAGGTATGGAATAAAGATGTCTTTGGGAGCATTGATAGGGCTATCGATGCGGCACTTACCAAGGTGAAAGAGTTGGACGATCTAGATGATGATAGGGGTCTTACCGAAGTTGAAGAGGACATGCTTGTGACGGCTAAAGTGGAGTTTGAGATGGCTCATCGTCGTCAATTCATAATGTTAAGACAAAAGTCAAGAATTGGATATTTTAGGGATGGTGACCGCAACAACAAACATTTTCATCGAGTAGTGAAGGGACATAGAGCCTttaacaacatcaacaacctTCGCATCAATGGTCGATGGACCGACAACAAAGAAGAAATCAAGAAGGGTATTCGAGATCATTTTGAGTTAGCTTTTAAAGAAATTTCTAACAACCGTCCAAGAATCAAGAATATGTGCTTAAGACGTATTGATGAGAATGCAAGTGTGTGGATGGAGAGGGCTTTTAGTAAAGTTCTTTATTGTTCCGGGTCAAGAATGCAATTAAAGATTTGGGAGTTGATCGTTCTCCGGGTCCGGATGGATATCCTATGA
- the LOC113333452 gene encoding protein NDR1-like, with product MCKTKNVYLWILQLVIFSTLLALVLWISLRPKNPTYTIVAFSINPTSSSTDIAQQNTTSSESSSNGTAIVSLNLEIENPNDDSSIYYDNVNVTVYYGEEEVGGTEIPSFHQGKGESHQFAKTVRTRGKILQAISNRTAEFRVGLITRIRFKTSGLKTKRNRMDLQGHVQVGSDGKISKKKKKVRLHRAARSRKFADFLRG from the coding sequence ATGTGCAAAACAAAGAATGTCTATCTATGGATACTCCAATTAGTAATCTTCTCAACATTACTTGCATTGGTTTTATGGATAAGTTTACGTCCTAAAAATCCTACTTACACCATTGTTGCTTTCAGCATTAACCCAACTTCATCATCAACAGATATTGCTCAGCAAAATACTACCAGTAGTGAGAGTTCCAGTAACGGTACAGCGATAGTATCACTTAATCTTGAAATTGAAAATCCGAATGATGATTCAAGCATATATTACGATAACGTTAATGTGACGGTTTATTACGGGGAAGAAGAGGTGGGAGGAACAGAAATACCTTCTTTTCACCAAGGAAAGGGTGAGAGTCATCAATTTGCAAAAACTGTTCGTACTAGGGGAAAAATATTACAGGCAATTTCTAACCGAACCGCGGAGTTTAGAGTTGGCTTGATTACACGAATTAGGTTCAAAACTTCGGGTTTGAAGACCAAGCGAAACAGAATGGATTTGCAAGGTCATGTACAAGTGGGTTCTGATGGAAAAAtttccaagaagaagaagaaagttaggTTACATAGAGCTGCGAGGTCCAGAAAATTCGCAGACTTCTTGCGGGGTTGA